Sequence from the Erythrolamprus reginae isolate rEryReg1 chromosome 2, rEryReg1.hap1, whole genome shotgun sequence genome:
cttttttttcctgtcgaTGCCAGCTCTTCCTCCAGACCAAAGCAATTCATCAATCAGTCTGGTTGATGAAAAGTTGAAGAACACTGCCCAGTTAAATCAAGGCTGCGAGTTAAGAAcatccccttccttttttttgCTGGTTCCACAGGAATATTTTACATAAATTGCTTTtagaacaaaaacaacaacacaccacCACCCTCTTTCAAGTCTCTTGTGCTTTTCCAAAGTCATTGGTTGCCTCACCTCCCCAGATGGGGAAGAGGTGGGCGGGGAAGATGCGTCCCAACAGTTTCTCTTTGGAGGGTGTGTCAGTTCGTCAGTAGCAGCAGATGCCGAAGGAGGAAGTAGTCACGTTCCCTTGCTCCAAGCATTCAAAAGGGCCTCACAGAAGCCATAAAAAGCAGACGCAGCATCAGTTCAGAAACGGGGAACCCTGAGGCTCGAGTTCAAGGGTCAGTGGGAATGTGCGTCAGATGCCACAGTCAGGGTAGGTGAGGAGGACGCGCAGGTTCCTCTTATGCTAGGGCAAGGGCGGCCCGTTCACTCCGGGGTGATAGAAGGCACAGTTGTTCTCGTATCTGCAGCTGCCTTTCATGGTGAAGTGACGACACACAGGGCGCTTCGACctgtctggagggcagaagaggAAACAAAACAGAGCGGTCAGCCGCTGCAGAAGCAGGAACGTCACGCGCATCACTTCCCCCGGCAAGCCCACTGCTCTCTAATCTAGCAACAACTCCAACCCGGAGCCCCCGACATGCACGGCACAAAGATCATCACTGTTAAAATGGCAAATTGCAtggctttaaaataaaataggttTATTTTAAAacctacgagggtcgcccagaaagtaatgcaccacatttttttttctcagcctacagtacgaatgtgaaactttagatataattatttgaatagtcgacagtgtgtgtgtgcgtttcttcagacagatagcgtagttgacccagtgtttcgaaatggcatctgtaagtgatgtacaatggtacctctacctaaggcggcctctacttatgaacttttctagttaagaaatgggtgttcaagatttttttgcctcttctcaagaaccattttccacttacaaacccaagcctacgAAACTATaatcagaaaaggcggggagaagcctctggggggcctctctaggaatctcctgggaagaaacagggccggaaaaagtggggagaagcctccatggagcctctctaggaatctcctgggaggaaacagggcgagaaaaggcagggagaagcctctgtgggtcctctctaggaatctcctggggtgaaacagggctggaaaaagtggggagaagcctccatggagcctctctaggaatctcctgggaggaaacagggcgagaaaaggcagggagaagcctctgtggggcctctgtaggaatctcctaggaggataacagggccggaaaaggcggggagaagcctgtgggtcctctgtgggtcctctctaggaatctcctggggtgaaacagggcctccaccccactgtggtttccccaattgcatgcattatttgcttttacattgattcctatgggaaaaattgcttcttcttacaaacttttctacttaagaacctggccacagaacgaattaagttcgtaagtagaggtaccactgtatgttacaagcagcgtattgtcattgaatttctactgcggagaaagaaactgttgggaaaatTCACAGACGACCTAGCTCTCTCAGACATccacttgtttgggccattaaaggatgaaattttgaggatgacgaagaggttatttgcacagtgcagaaatgacttCGTGACctaaacaaggagtggtaccgacagggcatacacgcccttgtgtctcgctggaggaaggtcaAAGAACGGGATGGAggttacgtggaaaaataggaagtgtagaagaaacatcattctttcttgtgtgtaagtttcattgtgttcaatgaataattgttgaagaaaaaaatgtggtgcattactttctgggcgaccctcatagatTGACATTACTACACGTTGAAGTATTTGGGTTTTTAGAAGAACTCTCCCACATTCCCACCCACAAATCCCTGTAAATAAAATGCCACtcttaaaatgtatatttatggCTGCCTGCTTCCCCATGCAACTCAGAATGCTAAAACCGATCCCTCTTTAAAAAGCTGATCCGCCCCGTGGGCGCAGAAATATTTACCTCCACCATGGCCGCCTCCGTGCCCCCAGCCGTGGTCCCCTGGGTGACCTCTGCCGTGGTCCCCTGGATGTCCCCTGCCGTGGTCCCCTGGATGTCCCCTGCCGTGATCCCCTGGATGTCCCCTGCTGTGGTCCCCTGGATATCCCCGGTTGTGGTCCCCTGGATGACCACCTGGATGTCCCCGGTTGTGGTCCCCTGGGTGGCCCCCTCCTCCGTGGCCTCCGTGGCCTCCGCTGCCGTGTCCCCCTCCGTGGCCACCGCCCATGTTGTTGTTGGGAGGGCCCCCCCTACCATTGGGGGGACCACCACTCCGTCCGCCTCCTCGCCCTCGGAAAGGAGGctctccacctctgccgccacggCCACGATGGAAAGGGCCGGGGCCGGGTCCTGGGCCGGGACTGCCCCCTCTCATGCCTCCGTGGGGCCCACCACGCATGCCGCCATCAGGAGGATCCCAGTATCCATCATTACACTGGGGAGGAGGTGGGCCCATCATCCGGGGTCCATTGGGCACCCCGGGGCCCGGGGGCATGTTAGGACCGCCTGGGCCTCCATGTGGTcctaaggaaaggagaagaggggTGAGTTGAGTTAGCTTCAAACCCATTAATGCCTCTAAGCTGCCATCTTGGCACCTTTCTATGGACCGTGATGCCACCCcacctcctccctttcccttatTGACAGATCTCTGCTTACCAGGCATAGGCCCTGGCCCTCCGGGAGGGAAGTGCTGCATGTTTTTGGGCCCTGGTGGGAATCCGTTGGGGACCGGTCcaggtcctggtcctggtccaaGAAGTCCATGTGGGACTGtaacaaaaataaagaagatgttATCTAAAccaatatcattttttaaaaaaccattgtttttgctaaattttttatttatgccATGATACAGATCTGTTTATAAAGTATTTTCTATGTGTGTATATTTTAAACATCTTGTAATGTATTTgttttatatgtaaatatttaataaagattatttttcttaaaaaacTATCTAGACCactgatagcgaacctttttcccctctggtgccaaaagtgtgtgcacaTACACTATCGCACCtgcgcgaatgcccacacccatagttcaatacctggggagggttaaaattgcttcccctgccctctggaggccagaaacagcccatttcccaatttctggtgggcccggtaggcccatttttcactctccccaggctctagaggtttcccatggaggcccCCCGGAAGCCGAAAATGGCCTCCCAAATCCatcgtgcaagccaaaaatcagctggctggtatgcACATGctgctggagctgagttagggcaacggttcgcgtgccaacagatatggctccacgtgccacctgtgccatgggttcaccatcactgatctagactaaTGCTCAGACTGGATTaagatatctttttttttttccttttaagggCACTAAATTGACTTGCATCTGAGTTCCCATTTTCAAATCTATACGAAGGGGAATAACTATGCCTGACACAACGGATGGGCTTATGGGAATGAAACTaatccgccttctgccgcacgaatcccagcggccgataagatcccacagagttggccttctccgggtcccgtcgaccaaacaatgtcatttggcgggccccaggggaagagccttctctgtggcggccccggccctctagaatcaactcccccaagagattagaacggcccccaccctccttgtctttcacaagttactcaagacccacctatatcgccaggcatgggggaattaagtcatctcccccaggctttcttatattttatgtttggtatgtatgtgctgtatggtttttaaattgttgggctttttaaatataattttattattagatttgttccattgttatactgtttttattattgttgtgagccgccccgagtcttcggagaggggcggcatacaaatctaataaattgaaattgaattgaaattaattCAGCTGAAGGCAAGTTAACAGCTAAGGAAAAACAGCCCGTCAATCTCGACTATTCTTTTTACCTCCTGAAGGACCTGGTCCAGGCTGGCCCTGCAAATTGCCGAGCAAGTGCTTAATCTTATCAGAGTAATCTGGTTGCTTCATCAGCTCTTCCGTTTTGTGATTGTTTGAGCCGCCCTGcacaaaaataaaagagaaatggtAGGGATTAGAACATGGGTTGTATCCTACCCCTGCCTTACCTCCCCCATTGCTGCTCTGATCCTACACATGAACCTGTTTGTAAATGCAAGCGAGCGGAGATTCAGTCTCGCACTCTTTGCATGAAGGGTCCCACTTGGAGCAGAAAATGGGCTTCAAGAAAGAATCCCATTTATCAGCTTCACTTACTGATAACTTGGCAattctcctattattattatttcttaattaTCCTGGGTCTTACTTTCTGGAACCTACATTTTTGGGAGGTGGTTTGGCCAATACGAGATATACAAGCTGGGGAATCGTTTAGGGTTCTGTACTACCTTCAAGGCAGACGACACGTGTCAATCAAGGGCCATGTTTCACGCTTTCTCAATCGGTCATCATTTccactatatatttttttaaacaacaacaatcctATGACGCTTCTAGTTACCATGATGGAGGTGAGAATCTCCTGCATGTTGATGGAAGAAGAGCTGGGGTTGGGGCCCTGCGGATTCTTGCCTGCCCCCATGCTGCCCATGAGGTTGGCCAGCACCGGGGGCAGCTTGGAGCCCCCAGCTCCGTCCGGAGACTGCGAGGCGGTGGATGGGTCGAGTCTTTCATCGTAGGTGGCCTCATCCATGGAGCATTCCTGAGAGAGGTGACAGAGGAGACACAAGGAGTCAGGAGGGATTGGCTGCTGGGGAGCTGGGTGCTCAAACCCGAGAGAGGTGAGACTGGCAACAAGAACATGGGGGCgtacaaaaagggggggggctggTGGACCCTAGGGCAGAGCAGCTACGTTAAAAAATGTTCCCCATCTCCACTCTCTTCCTGTTACGCTCAAAGGGAAACAGAGATATAGAGAGGAGAGATAGGTTGCAGCACATAGGACTTAACAGCACCCTTTTAGAAAGTTCTCTGCTAAACATAATGGAACTTGGGAGCCTTATCTGTTAAGTATCCTGAGCTAAAAGAATAGTTgtcctattttaaaatttaaagccGTGCTCTGACCTATCATTCCCACTCTACTACAGCCCACTTAGTTTTGTCTGTTTAAAATAGAGGGTGGGATAAGAAAGAAACCAAGCATATTTACCTCATCTAAAGGAATCAGCTTGGGTGGCAATGGTTCATAGGACTCTGGGTCGGGTTCGTGAGGGCTGTCAGGAACactgagagaaaaaaagacaaaaaaaacatCAGCCTGATGTTAAATAAAGggtgaagaggggaaaaaaaggtcaatttgtattattttatttattgattgattgattgattagatttgtatgccgcccctctccgtagactcggggcggctaacaacaataataaaacagcatgtgacaaatctaatattaaaataattaaagatccttattaaaaaccaaacatacacacaaacataccatgcataaattgtataggcctggggggaaaggaatatctcaattcccccatgcctgacgacagaggtgggttttaaggagcttacgaaaggcgaggagggtgggggcaattctgatctctggggggagttggttccagagggtcggggccgccacagagaaggctcttcccatgggtcccgccaaacgacattgtttagtcgatgggacccggagaaggccaattctgtgggacctaaccagtcgctgggattcgtgcggcagaaggcggtcccggagatatattggtccaatgccatgaagggcttcataggtcataaccaacactttgaattgtgaccggaaagtgatcggcaaccaatgcagactcccgagtgttggtgtaacatgggcatacctagggaagcccatgattgctcttgcagcggCATtccgcatgatctgaagtttccgaacacttttcaaaggtagccccatgcagggagtgttacagtagtcgaacctcgaggtgatgagggcatgagtgactgtgagcagtgattgtccttgggaggcaaaacccacagccactccgtcttatccgggttgagtttgagtctgttgacacccatccagaccccaacagcctccaggcacatcacatccactccttcattgactggacatgggttggagatgtacaactgtgtatcatccgcatactgatgatacctcaccccatggatgatctcacctagtggtttcatgtagatattaaatagcaggggggagaggaccgacccctgaggcatcccacaagggagaagcctagaggtcgacctctgaccccccattaacatcgactgcgaccgaccggagaagtaggaggagaaccactggagaacagtgcctcccactcccaacccctccggccggcacagaaggataccatggttgatggtatcgaaagccgctgagaggccaagaagcaccaggacagaggataaaccctgtcctgggcctgccagagatcatccatcaacgcaaccaaagcagtttccatgctgtagccgggcttgaatcctgactgttgagggcctagataatcggcttcttccaaggaccgctggagctggagcgccaccaccttctcctttatggggaaggttggagactggccgatagttattaagaatggctgggtccagggaaggcttcttgaggagggggcgcccaagtgcttccttgtagggagccgggaaggaccccctccccaaagaagcgttgacaatctcctggaccgaactccgtgtcacctccccgCTGGCCGAaactagccaggagggacacggatccagtaagcaggtggcggaactcacagctccaatggccttgtccacttcatcaggtgtcaccagatcaaactcttcccagacaggtggacaagtatgggccccagtcacctcgacggACTCATTATCAGTCGACTGTTATCCAATtaagtcgaggtcggcccggatccgagcaattttatcagcaaaaaacgtgttaaaatcctcagcactactctgcaagggctccccaactcccccctggttaagaagggagcgggtcaccctaaacagagcggccgggcgggattccgctgatgcaatcaaggcggcatgatacgcgcatcttgccaccttgagcgccactttgtgaGTCGTATTAGCTGAGATAACTGAGCCTGGAATGTTAAAAGTAGGTGATTTAAATCTCTGGACAATATATGAATTAAaaactttcttcctcctcctcccacagaACCACCGTGAGAAGAAAAATCCAAATGATTAGCAACAAAACTGCACTTAATAGAAGTTGAACAGACAAACCACCACTAAACATTTCACTTTAGGATCCAGAGGCTTATTGGAATTGAGAGCATAGCAAACACTCACCTCACAATCACACTGCAATGAGGATCAATCAGGCAAGCAGTCAAAAGGGACAGCTTGAGATCAATTGGCTCCGAATCACTATCTAGCATTACTTTATATAGCTTAAACCCCCAAGCACATGACTATTGTGATTTTGCCATGTTGCGCTGACAACTGGGGTagtttcccttcccttctaccgCAGTATTTCAACACGGCTACTTCAGCATGTATCGTTAGGATTTAGTTCCCTATTTCCCACAACCCCAGCTCACCACATAGGGTCAAAGAGTGTGGGTGGGGAGAGGAGGCCCACACATTGAAATGTATACTTCAGGTTACAATTTCAACAGAAGGAATAATCTTTACATCCATCTTAGGCTCTTTGGGCCTTACAAATGCTTCACCAGAAAACATAGGTCAGTAAGCCTTTGTCAAAGAGCCGAAGTTTATATGATTATTTTTCTCAAAACGCCAATGCGGGAAGCACAATCAGAACTGCTCAAATAGTAAGCAGTACAGAAAAATTGGACTAGCCATATCATTTCCTTCAGCATTTTTAAACAATTTCTCAGCAATAATTCATCATTGCTCTCTTCCCCAGTGTTTGTGAACTGacctttttatatttaataaaaattgacataaaattgaataaataaatatttaattaatcacTAAGTCAACTATGCATACAAATTTTCCTGTTAAGGAATAGCTTAGAATCTTGAGTAGATATCCCCCGTTACAGATACATTTCAAATATGTCCATTGGTTTTACTCACCTCTCTTTTGAGAGAAAGATCTCCTGTAAAATGCCTTTCTCGCGCTCAGCTTGAGTGAATTTCTCCTGACTCCCACTTCCTGGATGGACCAATGGAGCCAGCAAATCAATAGGCTTTGGGTAGACCCAGGGGACCTTCTCTTCCATCGCATCATGGCTAAGTCGACGGGCGGTCTCAAAGGCATGGCGATCCAACATTATTTCTCGCTTAGCAGCCTCACCAAAGTCCTTGATCTTATTTACATTAACTGTAGGAGattggaaaaaaattatattcatgttttatttgtttgttttctcattcgttcattcatccattcattcaatctAGCCACTTATCTCACTCGCATGTGACTCGGGAAGTATATACAGTAGAATTAAAACACAACAATTAAAACCTTCAACCATTTAAACAGTAAAAAGCtatggttaaaaaaataaaataacaaaaagacCGGGGAAAATAATTTTAACCCATGCACAGACCAatcatttaatgggctccatgcTTCTATGAGACTTTAAAAAGTTCCatgtaatttaataaatatctaaGATTAGCTAATGGACAAAACTTTCTAAGAGCACAAAAtgctttaaatgttttaaataaaaaagcagTGAATAAGCATATTTACAACCAAACATAGAAATGTATATCTTTGTTAAACTTTTGAAACAGAAAAATGTTAAAAAGTGAAACATTGGGGTATATGTGCCTCTCCTGTAAAATTGATGTTTTGAGAGAAGCAACATCCATTATGGCAGATGTTTAAGGAAGCCATCCAAAATATTGTTTAATTGTCCGAATATATTCAAAGTGGGAGATTTCAATTCCTTATCCTATTCCATCCACTTTGATTCTGATATTTGAAAGATCTTTGCCATCAACCTTTTTGTTCTCAGAATAGAAAATGTGTACATCTCTGAACACCCAAACCTATATATCAGGCCTTTGATCAATTTGTCATAGCGATCATGCTTCAATCTCTACATTAGCTTCAGAAGCAGAAATATTACTAGTTTACAATATCTTTACCGCTATGAGATCAGAAAGGtaaatggggtgggggtgggggtccaTGAGCAAATAAAAGTTTAAAGTCCTTGCTCTAGATACCCCGttctccccaaaataagacatcccctgataataagcccaatcgggattttcagtgcatggcagtaaggtcaagcgcttatttcagggttcaaaaaaatataagacaagttcttatttttatggaaatgtGGGTAGATGACTCCGTTTTGTGAGGCTTCCCAGCATCACCCACCTCTTTCTGTCTCATCCAATTCAAAGTAGAAATACTCCCGCAGTTTATTGTCTTCAGGCCAGCTCacagttttcttctttttgcCTTTCTTTGTCAACTGGGTTGAATCGGCCGGGCTCTCAGTCGGCTTTGAATCCAATAAGCCTCCATGCTCAGAGGAATCTGGAAAAGCAACAATACTTTAAAGCATGCtgaaacagactaactatcctgggccttgaaagcttagaactacgacgcctaaaacacgatttgagtattgcccacaagatcatacgctgcaacgtccttctggtcaacgactacttcagcttcaacagcaacaacacaagagcacgcaacagattcaaacttaatattaatcgctccaaacttgactgtaaaaa
This genomic interval carries:
- the PPP1R10 gene encoding serine/threonine-protein phosphatase 1 regulatory subunit 10 isoform X4 produces the protein MYTKEIRGESCINLPHSIVPVQCTRKEVLIRKKWESSFLYYLTKGRGTATIPPEFTNMGSRPIDPKELLKGLDCFLGKDGEVKTHEGITKIFNLMKDAQKMVSRCIYLNILLQTRAQDILSKFIKVGGYKLLNTWLTNSKASSNVPLLQQILLTLQHLPLTVDHLKQNNTAKLVKQLSKTSEDEELRRLASILVSDWMGVIRSQSSSQPTEREKKKRKEENRSKAPSIQEKPQETKSEVKPEETPEKKKEKPKSLRTTAPSHAKFRSTGLEMETPSLIPVKKNINIAVAPDKYSFKPIPLKRQIISNPVGENPPVEKKYKPLNTTPNATKEIKVKIIPAQPMEGLGFLDALNSAPVPEIKIKKKKKVLSPTAAKPSPFEGKPVPETAATKPASPEMNPVSEPMEVDRPGTPVPAVEVPEPMETNSSEHGGLLDSKPTESPADSTQLTKKGKKKKTVSWPEDNKLREYFYFELDETERVNVNKIKDFGEAAKREIMLDRHAFETARRLSHDAMEEKVPWVYPKPIDLLAPLVHPGSGSQEKFTQAEREKGILQEIFLSKESVPDSPHEPDPESYEPLPPKLIPLDEECSMDEATYDERLDPSTASQSPDGAGGSKLPPVLANLMGSMGAGKNPQGPNPSSSSINMQEILTSIMGGSNNHKTEELMKQPDYSDKIKHLLGNLQGQPGPGPSGVPHGLLGPGPGPGPVPNGFPPGPKNMQHFPPGGPGPMPGPHGGPGGPNMPPGPGVPNGPRMMGPPPPQCNDGYWDPPDGGMRGGPHGGMRGGSPGPGPGPGPFHRGRGGRGGEPPFRGRGGGRSGGPPNDRSKRPVCRHFTMKGSCRYENNCAFYHPGVNGPPLP
- the PPP1R10 gene encoding serine/threonine-protein phosphatase 1 regulatory subunit 10 isoform X1, which translates into the protein MYTKEIRGESCINLPHSIVPVQCTRKEVLIRKKWESSFLYYLTKGRGTATIPPEFTNMGSRPIDPKELLKGLDCFLGKDGEVKTHEGITKIFNLMKDAQKMVSRCIYLNILLQTRAQDILSKFIKVGGYKLLNTWLTNSKASSNVPLLQQILLTLQHLPLTVDHLKQNNTAKLVKQLSKTSEDEELRRLASILVSDWMGVIRSQSSSQPTEREKKKRKEENRSKAPSIQEKPQETKSEVKPEETPEKKKEKPKSLRTTAPSHAKFRSTGLEMETPSLIPVKKNINIAVAPDKYSFKPIPLKRQIISNPVGENPPVEKKYKPLNTTPNATKEIKVKIIPAQPMEGLGFLDALNSAPVPEIKIKKKKKVLSPTAAKPSPFEGKPVPETAATKPASPEMNPVSEPMEVDRPGTPVPAVEVPEPMETNSSEHGGLLDSKPTESPADSTQLTKKGKKKKTVSWPEDNKLREYFYFELDETERVNVNKIKDFGEAAKREIMLDRHAFETARRLSHDAMEEKVPWVYPKPIDLLAPLVHPGSGSQEKFTQAEREKGILQEIFLSKESVPDSPHEPDPESYEPLPPKLIPLDEECSMDEATYDERLDPSTASQSPDGAGGSKLPPVLANLMGSMGAGKNPQGPNPSSSSINMQEILTSIMGGSNNHKTEELMKQPDYSDKIKHLLGNLQGQPGPGPSGVPHGLLGPGPGPGPVPNGFPPGPKNMQHFPPGGPGPMPGPHGGPGGPNMPPGPGVPNGPRMMGPPPPQCNDGYWDPPDGGMRGGPHGGMRGGSPGPGPGPGPFHRGRGGRGGEPPFRGRGGGRSGGPPNGRGGPPNNNMGGGHGGGHGSGGHGGHGGGGHPGDHNRGHPGGHPGDHNRGYPGDHSRGHPGDHGRGHPGDHGRGHPGDHGRGHPGDHGWGHGGGHGGDRSKRPVCRHFTMKGSCRYENNCAFYHPGVNGPPLP
- the PPP1R10 gene encoding serine/threonine-protein phosphatase 1 regulatory subunit 10 isoform X6, encoding MGSRPIDPKELLKGLDCFLGKDGEVKTHEGITKIFNLMKDAQKMVSRCIYLNILLQTRAQDILSKFIKVGGYKLLNTWLTNSKASSNVPLLQQILLTLQHLPLTVDHLKQNNTAKLVKQLSKTSEDEELRRLASILVSDWMGVIRSQSSSQPTEREKKKRKEENRSKAPSIQEKPQETKSEVKPEETPEKKKEKPKSLRTTAPSHAKFRSTGLEMETPSLIPVKKNINIAVAPDKYSFKPIPLKRQIISNPVGENPPVEKKYKPLNTTPNATKEIKVKIIPAQPMEGLGFLDALNSAPVPEIKIKKKKKVLSPTAAKPSPFEGKPVPETAATKPASPEMNPVSEPMEVDRPGTPVPAVEVPEPMETNSSEHGGLLDSKPTESPADSTQLTKKGKKKKTVSWPEDNKLREYFYFELDETERVNVNKIKDFGEAAKREIMLDRHAFETARRLSHDAMEEKVPWVYPKPIDLLAPLVHPGSGSQEKFTQAEREKGILQEIFLSKESVPDSPHEPDPESYEPLPPKLIPLDEECSMDEATYDERLDPSTASQSPDGAGGSKLPPVLANLMGSMGAGKNPQGPNPSSSSINMQEILTSIMGGSNNHKTEELMKQPDYSDKIKHLLGNLQGQPGPGPSGVPHGLLGPGPGPGPVPNGFPPGPKNMQHFPPGGPGPMPGPHGGPGGPNMPPGPGVPNGPRMMGPPPPQCNDGYWDPPDGGMRGGPHGGMRGGSPGPGPGPGPFHRGRGGRGGEPPFRGRGGGRSGGPPNDRSKRPVCRHFTMKGSCRYENNCAFYHPGVNGPPLP
- the PPP1R10 gene encoding serine/threonine-protein phosphatase 1 regulatory subunit 10 isoform X5 yields the protein MGSRPIDPKELLKGLDCFLGKDGEVKTHEGITKIFNLMKDAQKMVSRCIYLNILLQTRAQDILSKFIKVGGYKLLNTWLTNSKASSNVPLLQQILLTLQHLPLTVDHLKQNNTAKLVKQLSKTSEDEELRRLASILVSDWMGVIRSQSSSQPTEREKKKRKEENRSKAPSIQEKPQETKSEVKPEETPEKKKEKPKSLRTTAPSHAKFRSTGLEMETPSLIPVKKNINIAVAPDKYSFKPIPLKRQIISNPVGENPPVEKKYKPLNTTPNATKEIKVKIIPAQPMEGLGFLDALNSAPVPEIKIKKKKKVLSPTAAKPSPFEGKPVPETAATKPASPEMNPVSEPMEVDRPGTPVPAVEVPEPMETNSSEHGGLLDSKPTESPADSTQLTKKGKKKKTVSWPEDNKLREYFYFELDETERVNVNKIKDFGEAAKREIMLDRHAFETARRLSHDAMEEKVPWVYPKPIDLLAPLVHPGSGSQEKFTQAEREKGILQEIFLSKESVPDSPHEPDPESYEPLPPKLIPLDEGGSNNHKTEELMKQPDYSDKIKHLLGNLQGQPGPGPSGVPHGLLGPGPGPGPVPNGFPPGPKNMQHFPPGGPGPMPGPHGGPGGPNMPPGPGVPNGPRMMGPPPPQCNDGYWDPPDGGMRGGPHGGMRGGSPGPGPGPGPFHRGRGGRGGEPPFRGRGGGRSGGPPNGRGGPPNNNMGGGHGGGHGSGGHGGHGGGGHPGDHNRGHPGGHPGDHNRGYPGDHSRGHPGDHGRGHPGDHGRGHPGDHGRGHPGDHGWGHGGGHGGDRSKRPVCRHFTMKGSCRYENNCAFYHPGVNGPPLP
- the PPP1R10 gene encoding serine/threonine-protein phosphatase 1 regulatory subunit 10 isoform X2 gives rise to the protein MGSRPIDPKELLKGLDCFLGKDGEVKTHEGITKIFNLMKDAQKMVSRCIYLNILLQTRAQDILSKFIKVGGYKLLNTWLTNSKASSNVPLLQQILLTLQHLPLTVDHLKQNNTAKLVKQLSKTSEDEELRRLASILVSDWMGVIRSQSSSQPTEREKKKRKEENRSKAPSIQEKPQETKSEVKPEETPEKKKEKPKSLRTTAPSHAKFRSTGLEMETPSLIPVKKNINIAVAPDKYSFKPIPLKRQIISNPVGENPPVEKKYKPLNTTPNATKEIKVKIIPAQPMEGLGFLDALNSAPVPEIKIKKKKKVLSPTAAKPSPFEGKPVPETAATKPASPEMNPVSEPMEVDRPGTPVPAVEVPEPMETNSSEHGGLLDSKPTESPADSTQLTKKGKKKKTVSWPEDNKLREYFYFELDETERVNVNKIKDFGEAAKREIMLDRHAFETARRLSHDAMEEKVPWVYPKPIDLLAPLVHPGSGSQEKFTQAEREKGILQEIFLSKESVPDSPHEPDPESYEPLPPKLIPLDEECSMDEATYDERLDPSTASQSPDGAGGSKLPPVLANLMGSMGAGKNPQGPNPSSSSINMQEILTSIMGGSNNHKTEELMKQPDYSDKIKHLLGNLQGQPGPGPSGVPHGLLGPGPGPGPVPNGFPPGPKNMQHFPPGGPGPMPGPHGGPGGPNMPPGPGVPNGPRMMGPPPPQCNDGYWDPPDGGMRGGPHGGMRGGSPGPGPGPGPFHRGRGGRGGEPPFRGRGGGRSGGPPNGRGGPPNNNMGGGHGGGHGSGGHGGHGGGGHPGDHNRGHPGGHPGDHNRGYPGDHSRGHPGDHGRGHPGDHGRGHPGDHGRGHPGDHGWGHGGGHGGDRSKRPVCRHFTMKGSCRYENNCAFYHPGVNGPPLP